A window of Castanea sativa cultivar Marrone di Chiusa Pesio chromosome 1, ASM4071231v1 contains these coding sequences:
- the LOC142622443 gene encoding L-type lectin-domain containing receptor kinase S.4-like: MAAKLIFLFLVFLLFQYRVKPDLDNVGPLLTQLTDGFNAERKNMSLEGDAVIDNNGILQLTNESVQVVSHAFYKYPIQFKNSSNGKVMSFSTTFAFALINEHGKLGGHDFAFTISPSLDLFNTKKDGNISGHIFKVEFDIVNHTKFGDIDDNHVRVRPKSILSNKSVPVDQSKRKDFINLKSDQVIQAWVEYDARINQVNVKVVPQFPRPRSEIFSYYEDLSPIFKESMFVGFSGSTGLPSSSSHYVLGWSFNINGVAKNLNLDKLPKLPTVNWSKKNHTSLIVGVSVGALVVIFWIVLIFYNVRKLKKVGVVEAWELDIGPHRFSYEELKKATKVFGDKELLGFGGFGRVYKGTLPNSNTQVAVKRVSQNSKQGLREFMSEVGSIGHLRHRNIVQLLGWCRRQADLLLVYEFMPNGSLDKYLFDEPKAILSWEQRFKIIKGVASGLLYLHEEWEQIVVHRDIKAGNVLLDSEFNGRLSDFGFAKLYELGSNPSTTKVVGTLGYLAPELTRIGKPTTSSDVFAFGALLLEVVCGRRPIDPKALPEELMLVDRVREKLRLGAILEVVDSRLGVEFDEVEATLVLKLGLMCSNDAPESRPTMRHVVRCLETKLVLEEEEIVMANSNEDGGKYDFEDFEQPYPTTSASVGDDGDIADVFSIFNGHDGG, translated from the coding sequence ATGGCAGCaaaactcatctttctcttcttggttTTCCTTCTTTTCCAATACCGAGTAAAGCCTGACCTAGACAATGTTGGACCCTTGTTAACCCAACTCACTGATGGTTTCAATGCCGAACGTAAAAATATGAGCTTAGAAGGCGATGCAGTGATTGATAACAATGGCATACTTCAGCTGACAAACGAGTCGGTTCAAGTTGTTAGCCATGCATTTTATAAATATCCAATCCAATTCAAGAACTCCTCCAATGGCAAAGTTATGTCCTTCTCCACTACGTTTGCTTTTGCTTTGATCAATGAACATGGAAAACTAGGCGGCCATGACTTTGCTTTCACAATCTCTCCTTCTCTTGATTTATTCAACACCAAAAAGGATGGGAACATCTCGGGCCACATATTCAAGGTGGAATTTGACATTGTCAATCACACCAAGTTCGGTGACATTGATGATAACCACGTTCGTGTCCGCCCCAAAAGCATACTATCTAACAAATCTGTTCCAGTCGATCAATCTAAGCGTAAAGATTTCATAAATCTAAAGAGTGATCAGGTAATTCAGGCTTGGGTCGAATATGATGCACGAATAAATCAAGTAAATGTTAAGGTCGTGCCACAATTTCCTAGACCCAGGTctgaaattttttcttattatgaGGACCTCTCACCAATATTTAAAGAATCCATGTTTGTGGGGTTCTCTGGTTCAACCGGCCTTCCATCCTCAAGTTCGCACTACGTCTTAGGTTGGAGCTTTAACATAAATGGGGTTGCTAAAAATCTCAATTTAGATAAACTCCCTAAGCTCCCAACAGTGAATTGGTCTAAAAAGAACCACACAAGCCTAATTGTTGGTGTCTCAGTCGGTGCTTTGGTTGTGATTTTCtggattgttttgattttttacaATGTCAGGAAACTCAAGAAGGTTGGTGTGGTTGAAGCCTGGGAGCTTGATATTGGACCACATAGATTTTCTTATGAGGAGCTAAAGAAAGCAACAAAGGTTTTTGGAGACAAAGAGCTTCTTGGGTTTGGTGGATTTGGTAGAGTTTACAAAGGAACTTTGCCAAATTCAAATACCCAAGTTGCAGTAAAGCGTGTTTCCCAAAATTCGAAGCAAGGTTTGCGAGAATTCATGTCTGAGGTTGGCAGTATTGGTCATCTTCGTCATCGAAATATAGTTCAATTATTGGGTTGGTGTCGTAGGCAAGCTGATCTATTACTTGTGTATGAATTCATGCCTAATGGAAGCTTAGACAAGTACCTCTTTGATGAGCCTAAAGCAATCTTAAGCTGGGAGCAAAGGTTCAAGATCATCAAAGGGGTTGCTTCAGGGCTTTTATATTTACATGAGGAATGGGAACAAATTGTGGTTCACAGAGACATCAAGGCAGGAAATGTGTTATTGGATTCTGAGTTTAATGGAAGGTTGAGTGATTTTGGTTTTGCTAAGCTATATGAGCTTGGCTCCAACCCAAGCACAACCAAGGTGGTGGGGACGTTGGGTTATTTAGCACCTGAGCTCACACGCATAGGCAAGCCAACAACAAGTTCTGATGTGTTTGCCTTTGGTGCTTTGTTGCTAGAGGTGGTATGTGGTAGAAGGCCTATTGACCCTAAAGCATTGCCTGAGGAGCTCATGCTTGTGGACAGGGTTAGGGAGAAGTTGAGATTAGGAGCAATCCTTGAGGTTGTGGATTCAAGGTTAGGGGTTGAGTTTGATGAAGTTGAGGCTACTTTGGTGCTTAAATTGGGCTTAATGTGTTCCAATGATGCACCAGAGTCAAGACCCACTATGAGGCATGTGGTTAGGTGCTTGGAAACGAAGCTAGTTTTAGAGGAGGAGGAGATAGTCATGGCAAATAGCAATGAAGATGGTGGTAAATATGATTTTGAGGATTTTGAGCAACCTTATCCGACTACTTCGGCCTCAGTTGGTGATGATGGGGATATTGCTgatgttttttcaattttcaatggaCATGATGGTGGGTAG
- the LOC142637050 gene encoding uncharacterized protein LOC142637050, giving the protein MRTLAWNCWGAGRASTVRSLRELIRESNLEIVFLLETESKSPRINKIKARLKSVNYYCVEPVGRASGLALFWSLGVELKVVYFDKNMITALVYSDPPNSPWGEGLANIKKHLDQCLCDREWKILFPKAGVKHLSNANLDHNPILLDTHLEPKNINRPFRFGAMWTKDERSRVMVENVWQAKVEENLELEASLNLELDDWLTKEELRWKQISRELWLKEGDRNSRFFHLSTLIRRRRNRISEIKLDDGSWINIGADIQDYFVGSFSSLYQSSNPQIPGELENLINPCISDEENVELCRIPSRDEIKKMVFGMKSLKGPMP; this is encoded by the exons ATGAGGACCCTAGCTTGGAACTGTTGGGGTGCAGGCAGAGCTTCGACAGTTAGGAGTCTCAGGGAGCTTATCCGTGAATCTAACCTGGAGATAGTTTTCCTGTTAGAAACTGAATCCAAATCTCcaagaataaataaaatcaaagctaGATTAAAGTCTGTTAATTATTATTGTGTGGAGCCAGTAGGTCGAGCTAGTGGTCTTGCCTTATTTTGGAGTTTGGGGGTTGAGCTGAAAGTTGTgtattttgacaaaaatatgATTACTGCTCTTGTGTATTCTGACCCTCCCAATTCGCCATG GGGTGAAGGTCTGGCAAATATTAAGAAACACCTTGATCAATGTCTCTGTGATCGAGAATGGAAAATTCTTTTTCCCAAGGCTGGCGTTAAGCATTTGTCCAATGCAAATTTAGACCATAACCCTATTCTGCTTGACACCCATCTAGAGCCCAAAAATATCAACCGCCCTTTTAGATTTGGAGCGATGTGGACTAAGGATGAAAGGAGTAGAGTTATGGTTGAGAATGTTTGGCAAGCAAAAGTGGAGG AGAATCTAGAGCTAGAGGCATCTCTAAATCTTGAGCTTGATGATTGGTTGACCAAGGAAGAGTTGAGATGGAAGCAGATATCTAGGGAACTTTGGTTAAAAGAGGGTGATAGGAATTCGAGATTCTTTCATTTATCTACCCTCATTCGTAGGAGAAGAAATCGTATCTCAGAAATTAAATTGGATGATGGCTCTTGGATCAATATTGGAGCTGACATCCAAGATTACTTTGTAGGAAGTTTCAGTTCTCTGTACCAGTCTAGTAATCCTCAAATCCCTGGAGAGTTGGAGAACTTAATTAATCCCTGTATTTCTGATGAAGAAAATGTTGAGCTTTGCAGAATACCTTCTAGagatgaaattaaaaagatggTTTTTGGGATGAAATCCTTAAAAGGCCCCATGCCTTGA